A single region of the Paramicrobacterium fandaimingii genome encodes:
- a CDS encoding malate:quinone oxidoreductase has product MTSSQPVDVALIGGGIMSATLASLISQLEPTWKIEIFERLGDVAQESSNPWNNAGTGHSALCELNYMPRAKDGSIEPTKAVGINEQFQVSRQYWSHLVEKGQITDPNTFINSTPHMTFVRGEKDVDYLKRRYELLREQPLFEGIEYSDDPKVINTWAPLLMQKRLKKDQPFAATWQPAGTDVDFGALTHQLIEAATASGAGLNLNTEVTSLKKQKDGTWHVKYKHRVGSTPGQLNARFVFVGAGGWALKLLQKSGIPEIKGYGVFPISGQFLRTDNPKIVEQHDTKVYSQAAVGAPPMSVPHLDARMVDGSKSLLFGPYAGFSPKFLKNGHIWDLVTQVRPHNLVPMLAVAKDNPGLIKYLLSELMARKSKRFESLKEFVPTAKQKDWYLITAGQRAQVMKKDEKKGGVLQFGTEVISSADGSISGLLGASPGASTAVPIMLNILKRCFPAKAGEWEPKLREMIPSVGSTLNDDALRVDEVLSETSEALNIGR; this is encoded by the coding sequence ATGACGTCTTCCCAGCCGGTCGATGTCGCCCTGATCGGGGGCGGCATCATGAGCGCCACACTCGCGTCCCTGATCTCGCAGCTTGAGCCCACCTGGAAGATCGAGATCTTCGAGCGACTGGGCGATGTGGCCCAGGAGTCATCCAACCCGTGGAACAACGCGGGAACCGGCCACTCGGCGCTGTGCGAGCTCAACTACATGCCGCGCGCAAAAGATGGTTCGATTGAGCCGACAAAGGCCGTTGGCATCAACGAGCAGTTTCAGGTGAGCAGGCAGTACTGGAGCCACCTCGTCGAGAAGGGCCAGATCACCGACCCCAACACGTTCATCAATTCCACGCCGCACATGACGTTCGTGCGCGGCGAGAAAGACGTCGACTACCTCAAACGGCGTTACGAACTGCTCAGGGAGCAGCCGCTGTTTGAGGGCATCGAGTACTCCGACGACCCCAAGGTCATCAACACGTGGGCACCGCTGCTCATGCAGAAGCGATTGAAGAAAGACCAGCCCTTTGCCGCGACCTGGCAGCCGGCGGGCACCGACGTCGACTTCGGTGCCCTGACGCATCAGCTTATCGAGGCGGCGACAGCGTCCGGGGCGGGCCTCAACCTCAACACCGAGGTGACGTCGCTGAAGAAGCAGAAAGACGGCACCTGGCACGTGAAGTACAAGCACCGTGTGGGCAGCACGCCCGGGCAGCTCAACGCGCGCTTTGTCTTCGTCGGGGCAGGCGGCTGGGCTCTCAAGCTGCTGCAGAAGTCAGGCATTCCCGAGATCAAGGGCTATGGCGTCTTTCCGATTTCGGGGCAGTTCTTGCGCACAGATAACCCGAAGATCGTGGAGCAGCACGACACCAAGGTCTACAGCCAGGCCGCGGTCGGTGCTCCGCCCATGTCGGTGCCGCACCTCGACGCGCGCATGGTTGACGGAAGCAAGAGTCTGCTGTTTGGCCCGTATGCGGGCTTCAGCCCGAAGTTCTTGAAGAATGGTCACATCTGGGATCTCGTCACGCAGGTGCGCCCGCACAACCTGGTTCCGATGCTGGCGGTGGCGAAAGACAATCCCGGCCTCATCAAGTACCTGCTCAGCGAACTCATGGCGAGAAAGAGCAAGAGGTTCGAGTCGCTCAAAGAATTCGTGCCGACGGCGAAGCAGAAGGACTGGTACCTCATCACCGCGGGTCAGCGCGCTCAGGTGATGAAAAAGGACGAGAAGAAGGGCGGTGTGCTCCAGTTCGGCACCGAGGTGATCTCGAGTGCCGATGGCTCCATCTCCGGTCTGCTCGGTGCATCGCCCGGCGCATCAACCGCCGTGCCGATCATGCTGAACATTCTGAAGCGCTGCTTCCCGGCGAAGGCGGGGGAGTGGGAGCCCAAGCTGCGCGAGATGATCCCGAGCGTCGGCAGCACACTCAATGACGATGCCCTGCGCGTCGACGAGGTGCTCAGCGAGACGTCAGAGGCGCTCAACATCGGGCGCTGA
- a CDS encoding response regulator transcription factor produces MSDDARNKVVVIIEDDLDIRSLLEVILSQAGFDTESAGTGAEGIQTVRRANPDVIVLDIGLPDIDGFTVLRKIREFSQSFIVVLSAHDDEIDVLHGLSVGADGYITKPFRPRELRARIEALVRRSVTMPDLAGHESTSTVPVAAVDSTPQTPPQATQSREFAHNGLHVDIDVRAISVDGDEVTLTRSEFELLSRLVTAGRRVLSKGDLALALRADDDSSSDYVSHADRRTVEAHVGNLRRKLGDLAEVRRFIETVRGVGYRLTEPQ; encoded by the coding sequence ATGAGCGATGATGCGAGAAACAAAGTAGTCGTCATTATTGAGGACGACCTTGATATTCGTTCGCTGCTCGAAGTGATTCTGTCGCAAGCAGGTTTCGACACCGAGTCTGCGGGCACGGGTGCCGAGGGAATTCAGACCGTGCGCCGCGCGAACCCCGATGTGATCGTTCTCGACATCGGGCTTCCCGACATCGACGGGTTCACGGTTCTGCGAAAGATTCGCGAGTTCTCTCAATCGTTCATCGTCGTGCTCAGCGCCCACGACGACGAGATCGATGTCTTGCACGGGCTTTCCGTCGGCGCCGATGGCTACATCACGAAGCCCTTTCGTCCCCGCGAACTGCGTGCGCGAATTGAGGCACTCGTGCGACGCTCGGTCACTATGCCCGATCTCGCAGGGCACGAGAGCACCTCCACCGTTCCCGTTGCGGCGGTGGACAGCACGCCTCAGACGCCACCACAAGCCACTCAATCGAGAGAATTCGCGCACAACGGACTGCACGTCGACATCGACGTGCGCGCCATCAGCGTCGACGGCGACGAAGTCACGCTGACGCGCTCAGAATTCGAGCTGCTCTCGCGCCTGGTGACGGCGGGGCGCCGTGTGCTCAGCAAAGGTGATCTGGCGCTTGCGCTACGCGCGGATGACGACAGCTCGTCAGATTATGTGAGTCACGCTGATCGTCGGACCGTGGAAGCGCACGTGGGTAACCTGCGTCGCAAGCTCGGAGATCTGGCCGAGGTGCGCCGATTCATCGAAACTGTTCGCGGAGTCGGCTACCGGCTGACCGAGCCCCAGTGA
- a CDS encoding diguanylate cyclase domain-containing protein, whose translation MIDATTVLIMSGLLTVVCAVIFVLNSAFGRQDAVGLFWSAGLLFAIGSSMSFAVFGLDPSMGWANAAGNAMLAIGMGCVWLGIRSFNGRRLRMWIVFGAGAIIFVASLLDSPFGNEWAGAPVSWLGIIAFTAMAAVECFSRRLSGRLNGRILAVVVGTEAVFYSGRFIVFLTSGAQSSAFQVWFGTATTTGLAILLVVAGTLAISILRIERTNTYIESGLYAEPGFSHVGVLDWPHFTTGGADRVSRAKNHGMSSGVVIVTIDSLGDINTAFGKDVGDRAVQILADVLRDTMPPTAIIGRESAGTFGVVTTMADPAEAEDTIARLHNALVESAFDSRANLRLTVSVGVATGATTEAGWQKLFDLATQRRDEAEARGGNLVLDGRE comes from the coding sequence ATGATCGACGCGACAACGGTTCTGATCATGAGCGGATTGCTGACGGTCGTCTGCGCCGTGATCTTCGTGCTGAACAGCGCCTTCGGGCGTCAGGATGCGGTCGGGCTCTTCTGGAGCGCCGGGCTCCTGTTTGCGATCGGGTCGTCAATGTCCTTCGCTGTTTTCGGTCTTGACCCGAGCATGGGCTGGGCAAACGCCGCGGGCAACGCGATGCTCGCCATCGGAATGGGGTGCGTGTGGCTGGGCATCCGGTCGTTCAACGGCCGTCGTCTGCGAATGTGGATCGTGTTCGGGGCCGGAGCGATCATCTTCGTCGCCTCCCTCCTCGATTCGCCGTTCGGCAACGAATGGGCGGGCGCGCCCGTCTCGTGGCTGGGCATCATCGCGTTCACGGCAATGGCCGCCGTGGAGTGCTTCAGCCGACGGTTGTCTGGGCGTCTCAACGGCCGCATCCTCGCCGTGGTCGTCGGAACAGAGGCCGTTTTCTACTCGGGCCGGTTCATCGTGTTCCTGACCAGCGGTGCGCAATCATCGGCGTTTCAGGTGTGGTTCGGCACGGCAACGACAACGGGGCTCGCGATCTTGCTCGTCGTGGCAGGCACGCTCGCAATCTCGATCCTGCGCATCGAGCGCACGAACACCTACATCGAATCGGGCCTCTACGCTGAACCGGGCTTCTCCCACGTCGGCGTTCTCGATTGGCCGCACTTCACGACGGGCGGGGCCGACCGCGTGTCGCGTGCGAAAAACCACGGCATGAGCAGCGGCGTCGTCATCGTCACGATCGACAGTCTCGGTGATATCAACACAGCCTTCGGCAAAGATGTCGGGGACAGAGCCGTGCAGATACTCGCTGACGTTCTGCGCGACACGATGCCGCCCACCGCAATCATCGGGCGCGAGAGCGCAGGAACATTCGGCGTCGTCACCACGATGGCCGACCCGGCCGAAGCGGAGGACACGATCGCTCGCCTGCACAACGCACTTGTCGAGAGCGCCTTCGACTCTCGAGCAAACTTGCGCTTGACCGTGAGCGTCGGCGTCGCAACAGGGGCCACAACCGAAGCCGGGTGGCAAAAGCTCTTCGACCTCGCCACCCAACGGCGCGACGAAGCGGAGGCCCGGGGTGGCAACCTCGTGCTGGACGGGCGTGAATGA
- a CDS encoding sensor histidine kinase — translation MSTSTSQPRPGVRRSVFLSQLVIGVCVLVLAVLVLILDVSVIARPTFFAGVILVFALTGVAACIDWSPLPPWTIACIPILDILAVALLRAQQPAIAVTFFYIFPVIWLASYFGRRGAFLGAALSSVSFIVIVVVETSRVAASDIPRILVVPIALAFVATVTYRASARNRAQRVILDRQSGLLEAALQRSKGGERLLDEVLEALPFGVVRMNAAGRMIFANGAYRGWMARHRAAGDAPASLYAADKRTLVPDSERPFARAARGEEFSEVIVWMGGPESREQIAFAITGHRLPNNHSTGAGVVVVVRDITSELLAVEARDELMASVTHELKNPLTSVTGFVELALEDPNMSDATRDQLAVVLKSSDRMLTLVSELLDASRERAVAFTLTHAPMDLADVVRDAMAAVRPRTQGIELRHGSLESAPIIGDAFRLRQVVDNLLSNAIKYNNPGGSVTVSIVGSRGAVQLIVADTGRGLTEQELSVLFTRYYRAPSTHGVGGTGLGLSISRDIVRQHLGDITVISIPGEGTTFTVTLPTTAEEEGEA, via the coding sequence ATGAGTACATCGACCAGCCAGCCGCGCCCCGGGGTGCGACGGTCGGTCTTTCTCTCGCAGCTCGTCATCGGCGTCTGCGTGCTTGTGCTTGCCGTGCTCGTGCTCATTCTCGATGTGAGCGTCATCGCACGTCCGACGTTCTTCGCCGGCGTCATCCTCGTGTTCGCCCTGACCGGTGTTGCGGCGTGCATCGACTGGTCGCCCCTGCCCCCGTGGACGATCGCCTGCATCCCGATTCTTGATATCTTGGCGGTCGCGCTGCTGCGCGCGCAGCAGCCGGCAATCGCCGTCACCTTCTTCTACATTTTTCCCGTGATCTGGCTCGCGTCGTACTTCGGACGCCGGGGTGCATTTCTGGGGGCCGCGCTGTCAAGCGTGTCGTTCATCGTGATCGTTGTCGTCGAGACGTCGCGAGTTGCGGCAAGCGACATTCCCCGCATTCTCGTCGTCCCCATTGCGCTGGCGTTCGTGGCGACCGTGACCTATCGAGCGTCCGCTCGCAATCGCGCCCAACGGGTGATTCTCGATCGGCAGTCCGGGCTCCTCGAAGCGGCACTCCAGAGGTCGAAGGGCGGCGAACGACTGCTTGACGAAGTGCTTGAGGCGCTTCCGTTCGGCGTCGTCCGCATGAACGCTGCGGGCCGAATGATCTTCGCCAATGGTGCCTACCGTGGCTGGATGGCGCGCCATCGCGCCGCCGGTGACGCCCCTGCCAGCCTGTACGCCGCAGACAAGCGCACGCTCGTTCCCGACAGCGAGCGCCCCTTTGCCCGTGCTGCGCGCGGCGAAGAGTTCAGCGAAGTCATTGTGTGGATGGGCGGCCCGGAATCCCGGGAGCAGATCGCCTTCGCGATCACGGGGCACCGGCTGCCGAACAACCACAGCACGGGTGCTGGGGTTGTCGTTGTGGTGCGAGACATCACGTCCGAACTGCTCGCCGTGGAGGCACGCGACGAGCTGATGGCGTCGGTGACGCACGAGCTCAAGAACCCTCTCACGTCAGTGACGGGGTTCGTCGAGCTTGCCCTCGAAGATCCGAACATGTCTGACGCGACCCGCGACCAGCTCGCCGTCGTGCTGAAGAGCAGCGACCGCATGCTCACCCTCGTCTCCGAGCTTCTCGACGCATCGCGCGAGCGGGCCGTCGCATTCACGCTCACGCACGCGCCCATGGATCTGGCCGACGTCGTTCGCGATGCCATGGCGGCCGTCCGCCCGCGAACGCAGGGGATCGAGCTTCGGCACGGTTCCCTCGAATCAGCACCGATCATCGGCGATGCCTTCCGGCTGAGGCAGGTCGTCGACAATCTGCTCTCGAACGCGATCAAGTACAACAACCCTGGAGGGTCGGTGACCGTGAGCATCGTCGGCAGCAGGGGCGCCGTGCAGCTTATCGTCGCCGACACGGGGAGAGGTCTCACCGAGCAGGAGCTGAGCGTGCTGTTCACTCGGTATTATCGTGCTCCCTCGACGCACGGAGTGGGAGGCACAGGCCTCGGCCTCAGCATCAGCCGTGACATCGTCAGGCAGCATCTCGGCGACATCACCGTGATCAGCATCCCGGGAGAGGGGACGACGTTCACCGTCACCCTCCCCACGACCGCAGAAGAAGAGGGAGAAGCATGA
- a CDS encoding response regulator transcription factor: protein MVQNRHAVIIEDDDDIAMLLHASLAGAGFTVSRASDGAEGIELVRSVKPDVITLDVGLPGIDGLETTRRIRSFSDAHIVMLTARDDEADVLMGLEAGADDYVTKPFRPRELRARVGAIMRRREAANPPTAVPVAPPSAKVQRVFTHNGLTLDRDERTVFVDGDPVETTRTEFDLLAALLRNRSRVVEKAELVRHLRDDGYQHISYVSAADKRALEVHVGNLRRKLAEDVKNPRWILTVRGVGYRLAPARDPG from the coding sequence ATAGTGCAGAATCGTCATGCCGTAATCATCGAAGACGACGATGATATCGCGATGCTCTTGCATGCCTCACTCGCCGGCGCGGGCTTCACGGTCTCGCGGGCGTCGGATGGCGCAGAGGGCATTGAGCTCGTGCGCTCTGTGAAGCCCGACGTGATCACTCTCGACGTTGGGCTTCCCGGCATCGACGGCCTCGAGACGACGAGACGGATCCGTTCGTTCAGCGACGCACACATCGTCATGCTGACGGCCCGCGACGATGAGGCAGACGTCCTTATGGGTCTCGAGGCCGGTGCCGATGACTATGTGACGAAGCCGTTTCGACCCCGCGAGCTTCGCGCGCGCGTCGGGGCAATCATGCGGCGGCGCGAAGCGGCGAACCCCCCGACCGCCGTGCCCGTTGCGCCGCCCTCGGCGAAAGTGCAACGGGTCTTCACGCACAACGGCCTGACCCTTGACCGTGACGAACGCACGGTTTTCGTGGACGGAGACCCCGTCGAGACCACCCGCACCGAGTTTGACCTGCTCGCGGCCCTTCTGAGAAACCGCTCCCGCGTGGTTGAGAAGGCGGAGCTTGTGCGCCATCTGCGCGACGATGGCTACCAGCACATCAGCTACGTGAGTGCCGCAGATAAGCGTGCACTCGAAGTTCACGTCGGCAACCTTCGTCGCAAACTCGCAGAGGACGTCAAGAACCCTCGATGGATTCTGACGGTGCGCGGTGTGGGGTACCGACTCGCCCCCGCCCGCGACCCCGGGTGA
- a CDS encoding Hpt domain-containing protein, with protein MGSCVTDEREAHVAVDPRYLEQLRAELDGDCVAVNGFVATFVSMWPNRLQRVTCATNDDNVGALVDSALSIRSSSAMVGAVRLNAVASDLEQLGRAGDLAGVRRLIPHLRTVGDRTIERLSQMLLS; from the coding sequence ATGGGTTCCTGCGTCACGGATGAGCGCGAAGCGCACGTGGCCGTTGACCCTCGATACCTGGAACAGCTGCGCGCCGAGCTTGACGGCGATTGCGTTGCCGTCAACGGTTTTGTCGCAACGTTCGTGAGCATGTGGCCGAATCGTCTGCAGCGCGTCACTTGTGCCACGAACGACGACAACGTCGGAGCACTTGTCGACTCCGCGCTGAGCATTCGTTCGTCAAGCGCGATGGTGGGCGCGGTGCGCCTCAACGCAGTGGCGTCCGACCTCGAACAGCTGGGGCGAGCCGGTGACCTCGCGGGTGTGCGGAGGCTCATTCCTCACCTGCGGACGGTCGGGGACCGAACAATCGAACGACTCTCGCAGATGCTGCTTTCCTGA
- a CDS encoding aspartate-semialdehyde dehydrogenase: MTQKLRIGIVGATGQVGTVMRSLLEEREFPFSEIRFFATSRSAGSTIRFNDTDYEVEDVATADPTGLDIALFSAGATGSRTHAPRFAEAGAIVIDNSSAWRMDPEVPLIVSEVNPEAIDDAQKGIIANPNCTTMAAMPVIKALHDEAGIERLIVSTYQAVSGSGLAGAMELASQVRTAVQDENLLQLVHDGHAVPMPDPVKYVKHIAFDVVPLAGSIVEDGERETDEEKKLRNESRKILGLPGLRVSGTCVRVPVFTGHSLSINAEFANDITPERAAEVLAAAPGVELADVPTPLDAAGNDPAYVGRIRADQSAPEGKGLALFIANDNLRKGAALNAVQIAEVIAAKKSAAA; encoded by the coding sequence ATGACTCAGAAACTCCGCATTGGCATCGTCGGCGCGACCGGACAGGTCGGCACCGTCATGCGCAGCCTCCTCGAGGAGCGCGAGTTTCCGTTCAGCGAGATTCGGTTCTTCGCCACATCGCGCAGCGCCGGCTCGACGATTCGCTTCAACGACACGGACTACGAGGTTGAAGACGTCGCAACGGCCGACCCCACAGGGCTCGACATCGCGCTGTTCTCGGCCGGTGCAACCGGCTCACGCACGCACGCTCCGCGCTTCGCCGAAGCCGGCGCGATCGTCATCGACAATTCAAGCGCCTGGCGCATGGACCCGGAGGTTCCGCTCATTGTGAGCGAGGTGAACCCTGAGGCCATTGACGACGCCCAGAAGGGCATCATCGCCAACCCCAACTGCACAACGATGGCGGCCATGCCTGTGATCAAGGCTCTGCATGACGAGGCGGGCATCGAACGGCTCATCGTGAGCACCTACCAGGCAGTGTCCGGTTCCGGCCTCGCCGGAGCGATGGAGCTGGCCAGCCAGGTGCGCACCGCCGTTCAAGACGAGAACCTGCTGCAGCTCGTGCACGACGGCCACGCCGTCCCCATGCCCGACCCGGTGAAGTACGTCAAGCACATCGCCTTCGATGTCGTTCCCCTTGCGGGCTCGATCGTCGAAGACGGCGAGCGTGAGACCGACGAAGAGAAGAAGCTCCGCAACGAGAGCCGCAAGATTCTGGGCCTTCCGGGCTTGCGGGTCTCGGGCACGTGCGTTCGCGTTCCCGTCTTCACGGGCCACTCGCTCTCGATCAACGCCGAGTTCGCCAACGACATCACGCCCGAGCGTGCCGCCGAGGTGCTTGCGGCTGCGCCCGGTGTGGAGCTGGCCGACGTGCCAACCCCGCTGGATGCTGCCGGAAACGACCCGGCGTATGTCGGACGCATCCGTGCAGACCAGTCTGCTCCCGAGGGCAAGGGCCTCGCGCTCTTCATCGCAAACGACAATCTGCGCAAAGGTGCCGCCCTCAACGCGGTGCAGATCGCTGAGGTCATCGCCGCGAAGAAGAGTGCTGCCGCCTAA
- a CDS encoding aspartate kinase — MSLIVQKFGGSSVSDAESVKRVAKRIVDTRKAGNDVVVAVSAMGDTTDELIDLANAVTPMPPPREMDMLLSSGERISMSLLAMAIKSMGYEARSFTGMQAGMITDGQHGSARIVDVTPVRIREALDDGAISIVAGFQGFNLDTSEITTLGRGGSDTTAVALAAALGADMCEIYTDVDGIYTMDPRVVPLARKIDVITAEEMLELAASGAKVLYIRAVEYARRHGVTLRVRSSFSNDEGTLVINPKEGDSMEQPIVTGIATDLSEAKITIVGIPDVPGKAAQIFKIVAKTDANVDMIVQNVSAAATGLTDISFTLPKDQAQNVLQSLRSEQEDVGYTALQHDDQIGKLALVGAGMRANSGVSAKLFEALYENDINIDMISTSEIRISVVTRADTLEKAARVVHTAFGLDADHVAVVHAGTGR, encoded by the coding sequence GTGAGCCTTATTGTTCAAAAGTTCGGCGGATCATCCGTTTCGGATGCTGAGAGTGTGAAGCGCGTCGCAAAACGCATCGTCGACACACGTAAAGCAGGCAACGACGTTGTCGTCGCCGTGTCGGCCATGGGCGACACGACTGACGAGCTCATTGACCTTGCCAACGCGGTGACGCCCATGCCTCCACCGCGAGAGATGGACATGCTTCTCTCGTCCGGGGAGCGCATTTCGATGTCGCTTCTCGCTATGGCGATCAAGAGCATGGGCTACGAGGCTCGCTCCTTCACCGGTATGCAGGCGGGCATGATCACCGACGGACAGCATGGCTCGGCTCGCATTGTCGACGTGACTCCTGTGCGCATTCGGGAAGCACTCGACGACGGAGCGATCTCGATCGTCGCGGGTTTTCAGGGCTTCAACCTCGACACGAGCGAGATCACTACGCTCGGCCGCGGTGGGTCAGACACCACGGCGGTGGCGCTCGCCGCAGCGCTCGGCGCCGACATGTGCGAGATCTACACGGATGTCGACGGCATTTACACGATGGATCCCCGTGTTGTGCCGCTTGCCCGCAAGATCGACGTGATCACGGCTGAGGAGATGCTCGAACTCGCAGCATCCGGGGCTAAAGTCCTGTACATCCGAGCCGTCGAATATGCGCGCCGCCACGGTGTGACGCTGCGCGTTCGCTCCAGCTTCAGCAACGACGAGGGCACACTCGTCATCAATCCCAAGGAAGGCGACTCCATGGAACAGCCGATCGTCACCGGAATCGCGACAGACCTCAGTGAGGCGAAGATCACCATCGTGGGAATTCCGGATGTTCCCGGCAAGGCCGCGCAGATCTTCAAGATCGTCGCCAAGACCGACGCCAACGTCGACATGATCGTGCAGAACGTGTCTGCAGCCGCAACGGGCCTCACCGACATTTCGTTCACCCTGCCGAAAGACCAGGCGCAGAACGTTCTGCAGTCGCTGCGCTCCGAGCAGGAAGACGTGGGCTACACGGCCCTGCAGCACGACGACCAGATCGGAAAGCTCGCGCTCGTCGGTGCAGGCATGCGCGCCAACTCGGGTGTCTCGGCGAAGCTCTTCGAGGCGCTGTACGAGAACGACATCAACATCGACATGATCTCGACAAGTGAGATTCGCATCTCGGTCGTCACCCGCGCAGACACACTCGAGAAAGCCGCACGCGTCGTGCACACGGCATTCGGACTCGACGCAGACCACGTTGCCGTCGTCCACGCGGGCACCGGCCGCTGA
- a CDS encoding DUF4383 domain-containing protein produces MKTSPNRMLATIFGAVYLLVGIIGFTITAGVGFASQDGALLLGLFMVNPLHNIAHVLIGAALLIGGVSNVRAAKSVNIVVGAAYLLLGIVGFFVSGPVNVLALNMPDHFLHLGSAVLLLGIGLGTDKSTSPAPATA; encoded by the coding sequence ATGAAGACGTCACCGAACCGAATGCTCGCCACGATCTTTGGGGCTGTGTATCTGCTCGTGGGGATCATCGGCTTCACCATCACCGCCGGGGTCGGCTTCGCGTCACAAGACGGTGCCCTGCTGCTCGGGCTGTTCATGGTGAACCCGCTGCACAACATCGCCCACGTGCTCATCGGCGCGGCGCTGCTGATCGGCGGGGTGTCAAACGTGCGCGCGGCGAAATCCGTCAACATCGTCGTCGGCGCTGCGTACCTGCTTCTGGGAATCGTCGGGTTCTTCGTGAGCGGCCCGGTCAACGTGCTGGCGCTCAACATGCCCGACCACTTCCTGCACCTCGGCAGCGCCGTTCTGCTTCTCGGAATCGGGCTGGGCACAGACAAGAGCACGTCGCCCGCACCGGCGACTGCGTGA
- a CDS encoding C-terminal binding protein has protein sequence MTDVVVTDQAFGNVDRERAMARRLNASFSEHQCTTEDETVNAVAGARVVFVNFAPITERVLSSLHPGAVVIRYGIGYDNVDVAAAKFLNIAVCNVPDYGADTVADHTTAALLALLRKIPMYDRAIRREGWVQPPALGKTLAFSHTTVGLIGTGRIGRSVASRLVPFGFRVIAYDPFVAPDELARIGIELMSFDDVLRESDALSLHAPLTAENHHLIGEKELGMMKEGAVIVNTSRGPLIHTDALILAIKRSHLGGAALDVFETEPVEIDSELRGLESVVLTPHAAFYSDQSLANLQRLATEEGERALNGQALRSPLTT, from the coding sequence ATGACTGACGTGGTCGTAACGGATCAGGCGTTCGGAAACGTCGATCGAGAACGCGCGATGGCACGGCGACTCAACGCGTCGTTTTCGGAGCACCAGTGCACGACCGAGGATGAGACAGTTAATGCGGTCGCTGGCGCACGTGTCGTCTTCGTCAATTTCGCCCCGATAACTGAGCGCGTGCTTTCCTCATTGCACCCGGGCGCAGTCGTTATCCGCTACGGGATCGGTTACGACAATGTCGATGTCGCGGCGGCAAAATTTCTCAACATTGCTGTCTGCAACGTTCCCGACTATGGAGCAGACACTGTCGCCGACCATACGACAGCGGCGCTTCTCGCGCTCCTCAGAAAAATTCCAATGTACGACAGGGCGATTCGTCGAGAGGGCTGGGTGCAGCCCCCTGCGCTGGGAAAAACCCTCGCCTTTTCCCATACGACAGTTGGGCTGATCGGCACGGGACGAATCGGCCGGTCTGTGGCATCTCGTCTCGTGCCGTTCGGTTTCCGCGTCATTGCTTACGATCCGTTCGTCGCGCCCGATGAACTCGCGCGAATCGGTATCGAGTTGATGAGCTTTGATGACGTGTTGCGAGAATCAGACGCTCTTTCACTCCATGCTCCACTGACAGCAGAGAATCATCACCTGATCGGTGAGAAAGAGTTAGGGATGATGAAAGAGGGCGCGGTAATCGTCAACACGTCGCGCGGGCCACTGATTCACACTGATGCTCTAATTCTCGCGATAAAAAGGAGTCATCTGGGTGGGGCTGCACTCGATGTGTTCGAGACGGAACCGGTAGAAATCGATTCTGAGCTTCGAGGTCTCGAATCCGTTGTCTTGACACCGCATGCGGCCTTCTACTCTGATCAATCGTTGGCGAATCTTCAACGTCTTGCAACGGAAGAAGGCGAACGCGCGCTTAACGGACAAGCTCTACGCAGCCCCCTGACGACCTAA